A stretch of DNA from Dermacentor silvarum isolate Dsil-2018 unplaced genomic scaffold, BIME_Dsil_1.4 Seq378, whole genome shotgun sequence:
CCGGGGGAAGGTCCTCCTCGCCTGTTACACAGTCCTCCTCCTCGTCACGCGAGTTCTCCCTCGAGATCACTGAACGTGGAACATCTGCACGTGggcagagagtgagagagagaccCAGAAGAAGAGAGTGTTCGCCAACAAGAAAGGCAGAAAGGCCTGCTAAAGACAGTGTCTGTCACTGTTAGGCTGCAACTAGTATAGGCTATGGGTGAAACACAGTGTGCCTTGTTTCACCATTGCAGTGAAAGACTGCACTACAGTTCCGTTTCTGCAGATCCTACACGTTTTGTTTGGCATGCGTACTTCTTATTTACTCCGTACAAAACAGCAAGTAATGCTCCTGAAAGCGGTATTGAAATGCATGCACCATGATATGCCACCTTTGAGAGAAATTTCAGGGTGAATGAGACAGCAGTTTAGCTAGAAGAGTCATGCATACCTGGCGCTTCCATTTATGTAGCATTTGGTACAGACTGCATTTACAGGCAAGACACGGGGTACAACCAACCTTTGTCTGGTGTTGGCTTGGACGTCGATAACTCCACAGCACCAATGGACAACGAGTTGGCATCTTCTAAATTACTGCTTGCTTTGCTCCTGTTGGCCAGTTTTGCTGGATCTGGAAAGACAGTGCCACAGCAGTCTAGTTTCACACATTAGGTTTCAACATGCTTCCTTGCTCGGAATCTATCTTCTTGATTCACTTCTTAGCTGTGCCTCCACTTGCAGCATACACATCTGTCAGTCAAGTAACTCACTTGATGACATTGCAAGCACCAGCTGAAAGGCACAGCTGCTAAGCTTCACAAGCTCCTTCCAGCATGTATCCTCGCTGTTACAACTCACCTCTGTGACAAATGTTTGTGTCACATGGCCAAAAAAGATGCCAAGCACTTCAAGCTATCACTCGGACAATCCAGTAGACGCTTTGAACGGTTAAAAAATGCCGAAAGCCACATGTTTTTAGCAAGTGAGACCTATATGAACGGGCATGCCCATGTGCATCGGCACCTGTATGCGTATTTGTGCCCAGTGCAAAATATCCTTACTTCTCGCTGAATGTGGAAGAAGAAGCGATGTTCAACACTGGCCTGTCTGCGAGCGTGCTTCGTGCCTGGACAAAGTGATTGTGCACACTTCAGTCAACAATGCCCTCCTCCTTCTGAGCGAGATTGTTCTTGGGAAGCTATAAATGGAGAAAGCCACTCAAGAGCCAGAGCTTTTCGTTATGAGTAGCTTGTCAAGCTGACCACTCTTAACGAAACGAAATCTTGTATCTTAATTTACACCGTCTCATCTCTGCTGGGGCCCTCTACACCGATCAACCTGGTCAAGCTCCAGGCTGCTGCGCCAGTATGGACTTGAAAGCCCCTGGCAATTCTCGCAAGGCAGGTAACACTTCCCAGTTGAAAGTCTATCCACCTGAGCATGATCCGAGTGGCTCACCTGTGCTCGAGAGGGGCATGTTGACCCTCCATGTGCCATCACACTTGAGCCTGCTCTCTAGCTCTGTCACACGTTTGCCCAGAACTCTGCAACGAAAACAGATGAGCTCAGACACGAGAGACTGCACAAAGAAACAAATAATGGAGAGGATAGGGCACCAGATAAAATACAGCATACAA
This window harbors:
- the LOC119435017 gene encoding coiled-coil domain-containing protein 149-like, which translates into the protein QQLLQDSSLDLSTAGADLRSLVALLLEALGDRTLALNHQRKANKVLGKRVTELESRLKCDGTWRVNMPLSSTDPAKLANRSKASSNLEDANSLSIGAVELSTSKPTPDKDVPRSVISRENSRDEEEDCVTGEEDLPPELQRLLSAAMKELKSPQHRAPPPPHKEVADLAC